In a genomic window of Gossypium arboreum isolate Shixiya-1 chromosome 9, ASM2569848v2, whole genome shotgun sequence:
- the LOC108455156 gene encoding pectate lyase-like, whose product MEVTTLRLVFFFSFAAIIPRLLANIIEFDDFWKQREKEAWNITLVAYESSPENIINHLNYNVDKVIRKISANQTIEFEDSLTNNTRRYLRGKHKKYTGPCMATNPIDSCWRCKKNWAKNRKILAKCVLGFGHKTSGGSNGDYYLVTDNSDDDVLNPKPGTLRYAVIQKRPLWIIFARSMHIKLSQELIVQSHKTIDGRGADVHIAYGCGITLQFVQNVIIHNIHIHHIFPSSGGLIRDSEDHFGFRTVGDGDGISIFGSSNIWLDHISMSEGQDGLIDAIQGSTAITISNCHFTHHNDVMLFGASDAYSKDQFMQVTISFNHFGKELIQRMPRCRWGFFHVVNNDYTHWKMYAIGGSMHPTIISQGNRFIAPHDLNAKEVTHRIYASESEWKNWVWRSEEDLLMNGAIFRTSGPLTPPDLKFNEKDIIKAKPGTYVRTLTRFAGTLNCKKGIKC is encoded by the exons ATGGAGGTAACTACGCTGAGGcttgttttcttcttttcttttgccGCCATAATTCCAAGACTATTGGCAAATATTATTGAATTTGATGACTTTTGGAAGCAACGTGAGAAAGAAGCATGGAATATTACTCTGGTAGCTTATGAGTCGAGTCCAGAAAACATCATCAATCACCTCAACTATAATGTTGATAA GGTTATTAGAAAAATTAGTGCCAACCAAACCATAGAATTTGAAGATAGTCTTACTAACAACACAAGAAGATACTTGAGAGGAAAACATAAGAAGTACACTGGCCCATGCATGGCAACCAATCCAATTGATAGTTGTTGGCGGTGCAAGAAAAATTGGGCCAAAAACCGTAAAATATTGGCGAAATGTGTGCTTGGTTTTGGCCACAAAACTAGTGGTGGAAGTAATGGGGATTACTACTTGGTGACGGATAATTCTGATGATGATGTTCTAAACCCAAAACCAGGAACCTTACGTTATGCTGTGATCCAAAAAAGGCCATTGTGGATCATCTTTGCTCGTAGTATGCACATCAAATTGTCTCAAGAGCTAATAGTTCAAAGTCATAAGACAATTGATGGTCGTGGAGCAGATGTTCATATAGCATATGGATGTGGAATTACACTTCAATTTGTGCAGAATGTCATCATTCACAACATTCATATCCATCACATTTTTCCAAGTTCTGGTGGCCTAATCAGGGACTCTGAAGATCACTTCGGTTTTCGAACAGTAGGTGATGGAGATGGGATTTCCAtatttgggtcatcaaatatttggcTTGATCATATTTCTATGTCCGAGGGCCAAGACGGACTCATTGATGCAATTCAGGGTTCCACTGCCATCACCATCTCAAACTGCCATTTCACCCATCACAATGAT GTGATGTTGTTTGGTGCAAGTGATGCCTATTCTAAAGATCAATTCATGCAAGTCACAATATCATTCAACCATTTTGGCAAGGAATTAATACAAAGAATGCCTAGATGTCGGTGGGGTTTCTTTCATGTTGTCAACAATGACTACACTCATTGGAAAATGTATGCTATTGGTGGTAGCATGCATCCCACCATCATCAGCCAAGGCAACAGGTTCATTGCTCCACATGACCTCAATGCCAAAGAG GTAACCCATAGGATCTATGCATCAGAGTCAGAATGGAAAAATTGGGTATGGAGATCAGAAGAAGACTTGCTTATGAATGGAGCCATATTCAGAACTTCTGGGCCACTCACGCCTCCCGATTTAAAATTCAACGAGAAAGATATAATCAAAGCTAAGCCTGGAACATATGTCAGAACACTCACTCGTTTTGCAGGAACTCTTAATTGCAAAAAAGGTATCAAGTGCTAG